The following are from one region of the Chloroflexota bacterium genome:
- a CDS encoding glutamine synthetase has translation MGKKEDEAKEYILKRTKEQNIKFIRLWFTDILGFLKSFSITAEQLEEALKDGMGFDGSSIQGFARIDESDMIALPDPNTYQTIPWRPREQGVARMFCDIHWPGGQPFEGDPRYILRKNLKRAADLGYTFYVGPELEYFYFKNSEGTEFLDLGGYFDLTPPEVATDIRRETILFLEEMGIDVEYSHHEVAPSQHEIDLRYTDALTMADSVMTYRLVVKQVAQQHGVYATFMPKPVFGVTGSGMHVHMSLFKGNRNAFFDKDAPDNLSETGRSFTAGLLKHVPEITSVCNQWINSYKRLVPGYEAPCYITWARRNRADLIRLPQYKPGRETDTRIELRSPDPACNPYLAFSVMLAAGLEGIQKGYKLPPPVEENVFEMSQEEREQKKIKTLPGSLYEAVQLTEKSQLVKEALGDHALNSFIQNKKVEWDRYRTYVTDYELKNYLPIL, from the coding sequence ATGGGTAAAAAGGAAGACGAGGCTAAGGAATATATCCTCAAAAGGACAAAGGAGCAAAACATCAAGTTCATACGGCTATGGTTCACCGACATTCTGGGCTTCCTGAAAAGTTTTTCCATAACTGCGGAGCAACTCGAAGAGGCATTGAAGGATGGCATGGGTTTCGACGGCTCTTCCATACAGGGCTTTGCCCGCATTGACGAAAGCGACATGATTGCCCTACCCGACCCCAACACTTACCAGACAATACCATGGCGACCCAGAGAGCAAGGGGTAGCGAGAATGTTCTGCGACATACACTGGCCTGGTGGGCAACCTTTTGAAGGCGACCCCCGGTACATATTAAGGAAAAACCTGAAGCGAGCCGCTGACCTGGGATACACCTTCTACGTTGGGCCGGAGCTGGAGTATTTCTACTTCAAGAATTCGGAGGGTACAGAATTTTTAGACCTGGGCGGCTATTTTGACCTGACACCACCAGAGGTAGCCACAGACATAAGAAGAGAAACGATTCTCTTCCTCGAAGAAATGGGCATCGATGTCGAGTATAGCCACCACGAAGTTGCCCCCAGCCAGCATGAAATAGACCTCCGTTACACCGATGCTTTGACCATGGCAGACAGTGTGATGACCTATCGTTTAGTGGTAAAGCAGGTAGCCCAACAGCATGGGGTTTACGCCACCTTCATGCCCAAACCGGTATTCGGCGTCACTGGCAGCGGCATGCATGTTCACATGTCTCTATTCAAAGGCAACCGGAATGCCTTCTTCGATAAGGATGCCCCAGACAATTTGTCAGAAACAGGCAGGAGTTTCACGGCTGGATTGCTGAAACATGTCCCAGAAATCACTTCAGTCTGTAATCAGTGGATAAATTCCTACAAGCGCCTCGTTCCGGGCTATGAAGCCCCATGTTACATCACCTGGGCTCGAAGAAATCGGGCAGACTTAATCCGACTTCCTCAGTATAAACCGGGAAGAGAAACCGACACCAGAATAGAACTCAGGTCCCCGGATCCGGCATGCAACCCATATCTCGCCTTCAGTGTCATGCTGGCTGCAGGACTCGAAGGAATTCAAAAAGGATACAAACTGCCACCACCTGTAGAGGAGAACGTCTTCGAAATGAGCCAGGAAGAACGCGAACAGAAAAAGATAAAAACATTGCCTGGCAGCTTGTACGAAGCTGTACAGCTTACTGAAAAGAGTCAACTTGTCAAAGAAGCTCTGGGTGACCATGCCCTAAATAGCTTTATCCAGAATAAAAAGGTAGAATGGGATAGATACCGGACATACGTAACTGATTACGAACTTAAGAATTATCTGCCAATCCTGTAG
- a CDS encoding glycerol-3-phosphate acyltransferase, which yields MDIVLSLVLAYLLGSIPFAYIIGRLSGLDVRKVGDRNVGTFNVFRHAGLVAGIATLIADVGKGALAILVAKVLSGHELVVFGAGVAAVIGHNWPVFLRFRGGRGLAVVIGVLLALLPREMVISAAIAIAVLFATKNSVWFGVALFIPLVLLCWFFGEPVSLLIYSVALPCSAGFTHWLTTRHLPPEAQKEAVSFWIARKAGRENK from the coding sequence ATGGATATTGTGTTGAGCTTGGTGCTGGCGTATCTCTTGGGTTCTATTCCCTTTGCTTACATTATCGGTAGACTGAGCGGCCTTGACGTTCGCAAGGTCGGCGACCGTAATGTTGGAACATTTAATGTATTTCGCCATGCTGGGCTGGTTGCTGGTATAGCTACCCTAATAGCCGATGTAGGAAAGGGAGCGCTAGCTATATTAGTGGCTAAAGTCCTTTCCGGACATGAACTAGTTGTGTTTGGTGCTGGTGTAGCTGCTGTTATCGGGCATAATTGGCCTGTGTTTTTACGCTTCAGAGGTGGGCGAGGTCTGGCGGTAGTTATAGGTGTACTCCTGGCTCTACTCCCTAGAGAGATGGTAATCTCTGCCGCCATAGCTATTGCAGTGCTTTTTGCCACAAAGAATAGTGTTTGGTTTGGGGTAGCGTTGTTTATTCCCCTGGTATTGCTTTGTTGGTTTTTCGGTGAGCCTGTATCCTTGTTGATTTATTCTGTGGCCTTGCCTTGTTCGGCAGGTTTTACTCACTGGCTGACGACACGTCATCTGCCACCTGAAGCACAGAAGGAAGCGGTGTCGTTTTGGATAGCACGTAAAGCAGGTCGCGAGAACAAGTGA
- a CDS encoding antibiotic biosynthesis monooxygenase — MIRVIIERHCRLDKVAEMEALFIDFRTAATRQPGYISGETLHSIDDPTLWLVISTWVDTDAWKTWQISAERQEAQRKLEPLLISPEKVSVFSFARKGGAASAHIIGKLEGARQHTSHGT; from the coding sequence ATGATACGAGTTATCATTGAAAGACATTGTCGACTGGACAAAGTTGCCGAGATGGAAGCTTTATTCATTGACTTTAGAACTGCGGCCACGCGACAGCCGGGCTACATTTCTGGTGAGACGCTTCATTCTATAGATGACCCCACGCTGTGGCTGGTAATCAGCACCTGGGTTGATACCGACGCCTGGAAAACCTGGCAGATCAGTGCAGAGCGTCAGGAAGCCCAGAGGAAGTTGGAGCCTTTGCTTATTTCACCGGAGAAAGTGTCTGTATTTAGCTTTGCTAGGAAGGGTGGTGCGGCATCCGCTCATATAATCGGCAAGTTAGAAGGTGCCAGACAACACACATCTCACGGCACATAA
- the lepB gene encoding signal peptidase I produces MKFFRDIIAPILVGLAVFALFQATVGSFKVYGSSMLPTIEQGEYVMVSKATYFFNAPQRGDIIVFHSPQATNSDLIKRIVAVPGDTVEIKDNAVFVNDTALVEPYIRESPRYLMLPEEIPAGHYFVLGDNRNNSSDSHRGWTVPQENIVGKAWITYWPPYRWRLIEHYTLNVGTQAAEVGKPVLAMKTLCPTR; encoded by the coding sequence ATGAAATTTTTCCGCGATATCATTGCACCTATACTTGTCGGACTCGCTGTTTTCGCTCTTTTTCAAGCTACGGTTGGGAGTTTCAAAGTATATGGCTCATCCATGTTGCCAACCATCGAACAAGGCGAATATGTCATGGTCAGCAAAGCTACATACTTCTTTAATGCGCCACAACGTGGCGATATAATCGTCTTTCACTCGCCACAGGCCACTAACTCAGACCTTATCAAACGAATTGTTGCCGTGCCCGGCGACACCGTGGAAATCAAGGACAACGCAGTATTTGTAAACGATACTGCCTTAGTCGAACCTTACATCCGAGAGTCGCCACGCTACCTCATGCTACCTGAGGAGATTCCCGCTGGTCACTATTTTGTTCTCGGCGACAATCGCAACAACAGCTCCGATTCACACAGAGGTTGGACGGTACCTCAAGAAAACATCGTTGGCAAGGCATGGATAACCTACTGGCCACCATACAGATGGAGGCTAATAGAACATTATACGCTCAATGTAGGTACGCAAGCAGCCGAAGTCGGCAAACCCGTCCTGGCAATGAAAACACTATGTCCGACGAGATAA
- a CDS encoding DUF541 domain-containing protein, whose translation MKKVWLILSSVMLAVILIGVGGCVVGEGSQVSPPAISVTAPELGGPFGVIYSQQQVGLWVTGEGKTMATPDVVLLSLGIEAEAKTVAQAQRDAVEAMDGVMKALKANGVAEKDIQTQRFSIYPVRKWIEDEQREIIIGYRVTNIVIAKIRQMDKAGSIIDAVAEAGGDLTRIDNIGFTVDDPTSYYKEARAKAVADAIAKAKQMADAANIKLGKLLYISEGTQYVPPIVVRDYAMKAEGMAPSPTPISPGELEIRVTVQMVYVIR comes from the coding sequence ATGAAGAAAGTTTGGTTGATTTTATCCAGTGTGATGTTGGCTGTGATTTTGATTGGGGTTGGCGGTTGTGTGGTTGGTGAGGGTTCCCAGGTCTCGCCACCCGCTATTTCTGTGACAGCACCGGAATTAGGTGGCCCCTTTGGGGTAATTTATAGCCAGCAACAAGTTGGCCTGTGGGTAACTGGTGAAGGCAAGACAATGGCAACACCTGATGTTGTTTTACTCAGTCTCGGCATAGAGGCTGAAGCGAAAACTGTGGCACAAGCACAACGAGACGCGGTTGAGGCTATGGATGGAGTCATGAAGGCGCTTAAGGCTAATGGTGTGGCTGAAAAGGATATCCAAACGCAGAGATTTAGCATCTACCCAGTGAGAAAGTGGATCGAAGATGAGCAGAGGGAGATAATAATTGGCTATAGGGTGACAAATATAGTGATTGCCAAAATACGGCAAATGGACAAAGCCGGGTCTATCATCGATGCTGTAGCTGAAGCTGGTGGTGACTTGACTCGGATTGATAATATAGGTTTTACTGTTGATGACCCGACATCTTACTACAAAGAGGCAAGGGCTAAGGCAGTAGCAGATGCCATAGCGAAGGCGAAACAGATGGCTGACGCGGCGAATATCAAGTTGGGCAAGCTGCTATATATTTCTGAAGGCACTCAGTATGTGCCACCGATAGTAGTTAGAGACTATGCAATGAAGGCTGAGGGCATGGCGCCTTCACCTACTCCCATTAGCCCTGGTGAGCTGGAAATTCGAGTCACTGTTCAGATGGTTTATGTTATTCGTTAG
- a CDS encoding orotate phosphoribosyltransferase, with translation MSDEIIQIFKDAGAILEGHFLLTSGLHSPVYWEKFRVLQHPHYTEKLCRLIAKHFKKDNVQVVAGPTTGGIILAFEVARQLGVKGMFAEKEGGARAFRRGFTIHPDERILIVDDILTTGSSIVEVMEAVKKLMGIIVGIGVLVDRAEQQKDFGVPLFSCLRSATVTYPPAECPLCASGIPLVKPGGQT, from the coding sequence ATGTCCGACGAGATAATACAGATTTTCAAAGATGCCGGAGCCATACTAGAAGGGCATTTTCTGCTGACCTCAGGATTACACTCACCAGTCTACTGGGAGAAGTTCCGCGTTTTGCAGCACCCGCATTATACTGAAAAGCTATGCCGGCTCATTGCCAAGCACTTCAAGAAAGACAATGTCCAGGTGGTTGCCGGCCCGACCACGGGCGGCATCATCCTCGCCTTCGAAGTTGCCAGACAACTAGGCGTAAAGGGAATGTTCGCCGAGAAAGAAGGGGGGGCAAGGGCTTTTCGGCGTGGTTTTACCATCCATCCCGATGAACGCATCCTGATCGTGGACGACATACTGACTACCGGTAGCTCTATCGTTGAAGTAATGGAGGCTGTCAAAAAGCTTATGGGTATTATCGTCGGTATCGGCGTGCTCGTTGACCGAGCTGAGCAGCAGAAGGATTTCGGAGTGCCTCTTTTCAGCTGCCTCCGCTCTGCCACCGTAACTTACCCCCCTGCCGAATGCCCCTTATGTGCCTCTGGCATCCCTCTGGTCAAACCCGGCGGACAGACATAA